The Paenibacillus sp. FSL R7-0204 genome includes a region encoding these proteins:
- a CDS encoding DUF3600 domain-containing protein: MNFNEKLRTVLQEEARNLNAPPELKERILNQTVTGQGGRRMKKKWIVAGVLAATLLIPTGAFAGYHYLADSIYGSKEAAATIGLSQQKYEELEAKLQRLKHNFSEEEAATVMSLLKELGDYNLLAADSKGSFHIERLNAEDQKAYKKLLVELEPYFKKMNETDKSKAKASGTDRGAFWDSLLEKAEQRLAKQDYRELEPIINELKSYDAKVTDPDGSVHMDRLSTEEIQKQEKLLEALTPYANKLDLMVKKSS; encoded by the coding sequence ATGAATTTCAATGAAAAGCTGCGAACAGTTCTGCAGGAAGAGGCCAGAAATTTAAATGCCCCACCGGAACTGAAGGAGAGAATACTAAATCAGACCGTAACCGGACAAGGGGGAAGACGAATGAAAAAGAAGTGGATCGTAGCAGGCGTTTTGGCAGCTACTTTATTAATTCCTACTGGAGCGTTTGCCGGATATCATTATCTGGCGGATAGCATATATGGTTCGAAAGAAGCAGCTGCTACGATTGGCCTAAGCCAGCAGAAATATGAGGAGTTAGAGGCTAAGCTGCAGAGGTTGAAGCATAATTTTAGCGAGGAAGAAGCTGCCACGGTTATGTCCTTATTGAAGGAATTAGGCGATTACAATCTACTGGCAGCAGATTCAAAGGGGAGTTTTCACATAGAACGGCTTAATGCAGAAGATCAGAAGGCTTACAAGAAATTACTGGTGGAGCTTGAACCGTATTTCAAGAAAATGAACGAAACGGATAAATCCAAGGCAAAGGCATCTGGTACAGATCGTGGCGCTTTCTGGGATAGCTTGCTTGAGAAGGCTGAACAAAGACTCGCTAAACAGGACTATAGGGAGCTTGAACCCATAATAAATGAGTTGAAAAGCTATGATGCCAAGGTAACTGATCCAGACGGAAGTGTTCATATGGATCGCTTGTCGACAGAAGAAATACAAAAGCAAGAGAAGTTATTGGAGGCGCTCACCCCTTATGCTAATAAGCTGGACCTAATGGTTAAAAAAAGCTCTTAA
- a CDS encoding aldehyde dehydrogenase family protein, which produces MWKSDQETVVVEAFINGQNVPSLSQSAKENPAKPAEIVGYFPVTTKEQAVEAIEAAAEAFKIWKKTSIDERITRMRKAIEKIRAAENEIVHLLSREHGKPLYDAHGEIYVSLMWMEFACNEAASVLQEEVQEHDQGKTILSYDPMGVVAAISPWNYPIALSTIKIAPALLAGNTIVLKPSPFAPLAAAKVAELIAGEFPAGVINVVHGDADVGVELTSNPLVSKIAFTGGTATAKHIIKAASETIKDMTLELGGNDAAIFLDSFDVQDERAMRRIVISNFLTTGQICMIAKRVYVHRSIYDAFVEKYIEAANRWIRIGDPFDANTTVGPVNNLKQKNYVQGLIEGARQRGAKVIPLGQILDQQRFEQGYYLQPTLVLDCDYHDPIVVEEQFGPTVPILPFDDVEQVIHLHNESIYGLTSSVWGQEEEAILVARQLEAGTTMINTAAVQGLDVRFPFGGFKQSGIGREYGAEGIRTYTELHVINVPKTLDLPYIPE; this is translated from the coding sequence GTGTGGAAGTCAGACCAAGAGACCGTTGTTGTGGAGGCCTTCATTAATGGTCAGAATGTACCCTCCCTTTCGCAGTCAGCCAAAGAGAATCCGGCGAAACCGGCTGAAATCGTAGGCTATTTCCCTGTCACTACGAAGGAACAAGCGGTGGAAGCGATTGAAGCGGCGGCAGAAGCTTTTAAAATATGGAAGAAGACCTCGATTGATGAACGTATTACCCGGATGCGTAAGGCAATAGAGAAGATTAGAGCAGCGGAGAATGAAATTGTCCATCTGCTGTCCAGAGAGCATGGCAAGCCCCTATATGATGCCCATGGTGAGATTTATGTCTCGTTAATGTGGATGGAGTTCGCTTGTAATGAAGCTGCATCCGTTCTACAGGAAGAGGTCCAGGAGCATGATCAAGGTAAAACCATCCTGTCCTATGATCCAATGGGTGTGGTGGCAGCGATCAGTCCATGGAATTATCCGATTGCGTTATCTACGATTAAAATTGCTCCTGCCTTACTTGCGGGCAATACGATTGTGCTCAAACCGAGTCCGTTTGCGCCACTGGCGGCGGCGAAGGTGGCAGAGCTGATCGCAGGTGAGTTCCCGGCGGGTGTCATCAATGTCGTTCATGGGGATGCGGATGTGGGCGTTGAGCTGACGAGTAATCCTCTTGTCTCCAAAATCGCCTTCACAGGCGGAACCGCAACAGCCAAGCACATCATCAAAGCGGCTTCGGAAACGATTAAGGATATGACGCTGGAGCTGGGCGGCAATGATGCGGCGATCTTCCTGGATAGCTTTGATGTTCAAGATGAGCGGGCCATGCGCCGGATTGTTATTTCTAACTTCCTGACGACAGGCCAGATTTGTATGATTGCCAAGCGTGTATACGTACACCGTTCTATCTATGATGCTTTTGTTGAAAAATATATCGAGGCGGCTAACCGCTGGATTCGCATCGGTGATCCCTTTGATGCCAATACGACAGTAGGTCCGGTGAATAACCTGAAGCAGAAGAATTACGTGCAGGGTCTGATTGAGGGTGCACGCCAGCGCGGAGCTAAGGTCATTCCGCTCGGCCAAATTCTGGATCAGCAGCGGTTTGAACAAGGGTATTACCTGCAGCCTACGCTTGTTCTGGACTGCGATTACCATGATCCTATTGTGGTGGAGGAGCAGTTCGGTCCTACCGTTCCGATTCTGCCCTTTGACGATGTGGAGCAGGTGATTCATCTGCACAATGAGAGCATCTATGGATTGACGAGCTCGGTGTGGGGGCAAGAAGAGGAGGCCATCTTGGTCGCACGTCAGCTCGAAGCGGGAACGACCATGATCAACACGGCTGCTGTGCAGGGGCTCGATGTCCGGTTCCCGTTCGGCGGCTTCAAGCAGTCCGGTATCGGCCGTGAATACGGCGCAGAGGGCATCCGTACGTATACAGAGCTGCATGTGATCAATGTTCCGAAGACACTGGATCTTCCTTATATCCCAGAGTAA
- a CDS encoding sigma-70 family RNA polymerase sigma factor — translation MEHPKEYSQLITLTLAGSREAFSELYEATIRDVYQTVHFLVRETSEVDDIVQEIYIQMRRSLDHFDISRPFRPWLMGIAVRQIHAYRRKRWTHLRVLKKAEQVNLVVEPEFTSKIVDKISNHSLLASVDSLPYKLKQVIILHYLNELSQEESAVILGIPLGTVKSRIHAALRKLRQKPENQTLFKGKVEDLHEFQ, via the coding sequence ATGGAGCATCCAAAAGAATATTCTCAGCTCATTACGCTTACGCTAGCCGGCAGTCGTGAAGCATTTAGTGAGCTATATGAAGCCACGATTAGGGATGTATATCAAACCGTTCATTTCCTCGTTCGCGAAACATCTGAGGTGGATGATATCGTTCAGGAGATTTATATTCAAATGCGCAGATCTCTTGACCATTTTGACATCAGTCGTCCCTTTAGACCCTGGCTTATGGGAATAGCAGTGCGACAAATTCATGCCTACCGGAGAAAGAGATGGACGCATCTCCGAGTTCTCAAAAAGGCAGAGCAGGTCAATTTGGTGGTGGAGCCTGAATTCACAAGTAAGATTGTCGACAAGATCTCTAACCACTCCTTGCTTGCTAGCGTAGATAGTCTTCCGTATAAGCTGAAGCAGGTGATTATTCTGCATTATTTAAATGAATTATCGCAGGAAGAAAGTGCCGTAATCCTCGGGATTCCTCTAGGTACCGTGAAATCCCGTATTCATGCTGCACTGCGCAAGCTTCGTCAGAAGCCAGAGAATCAGACTCTTTTTAAGGGAAAGGTGGAGGATCTGCATGAATTTCAATGA